The DNA window aatgtagagaagagtttCATCTATGTTATTCTTTCTCTTGCTTTAccatctctccactttaactattgattatcatattttctaaaatgagtgtataaaatgaaatgtgacaaattttcagggacggaaggGAGTGAACAgaatagtactccatatgatAGTATAGTAACATACAAATGGTGTAGTACTTGGTAAACAAAAAAATGTGTACAAATTGCAATTGAAACATCAAAATTGGGTAGAATTAAAGGTTATTCGAATGTAGACAAGCGAATTAATTCAAGAATGTAATTAAGTAGGGCAAAGAAAAATATAGGAAATGAAAGAGAAAGATACTTTGGTTTGGAGAAGAAGTGTACGCCAAGAAACAACTAAATACAAGTCATGTTTGGTATAATCGACCTGTTTGTTACTTTCACATTAGTTGGTATGTACGTATAATTTCACATTTTATCTACACATGGAAATTAGAATGGAACAAACTTTTGTGTTACTCCACCTTCACATTGCCCTCTATCTCTCTCAAACTTCTTAGGTAAAAGAGTTGAAACGTCCTTCATTTAAGAATATAATCGGTGTTGCCTCATATCCACTCTACCTCTTTTTTACGAAATAAATCAAAGTGGAAGACATATTTATTAGAATATCGGtagatttataattaaattctaCTTAGTACTGCAGAGCCTGTtaaatttattagtactattacCATAAAGTAGGTATTGATGCCTGTAAAAGTTTTAACTTGCAATATTATTGATGTCATCATGTACACTATTACTATACTAGAAAAAACCAAACTTGACGTCCAAGCGATCGACCTAATTGTTTTTTCTCCTAAATATTCATTCTGTTTCCTATCTCTCTCCCTCCATTTATGCTGACTTGAAAACAGTTGGTTTGCATGATTCCTTCTGCAGCAGCAAAACTGTACAACATGTTTCATAAcaaaaatcttgatattttctctTCTTAATTAGTTCTTACTACTAACTAGgagtttctttttcttgtttcttgATAGAACGTCTCTGTGAGAGGAGATCGAGGAAAGAAATTAAAGCCCGATTTCGGATGGGCGTAAGAGCTGCAGAGAAGAGAAATGACATGGTCTAATAGTGATGAAGAAAACAGCATAGCCACTTCAACAACTCATCAATTTCGGACACTAATCTGCCCTTCATGCGGCCATACCATTAAACTACAAGACTATAAggttttttgttattttatactACTCCCTACGTATATAAACATTAAATACCAATTCTTCAATTGCTAACTAGcttcatgtttttttaaaaaaaagctaAGTTGGAAGATTGACATTGGATTTATTTATATCTATTAGAGTAGTGGGATTCAAGACTTGCCTGGGCTGCCAGCTGGGGTAAAGTTTGACCCATCTGATCAAGAAATTCTTCAACATTTGGAGGGAAAAGTGATGTCTGATATGAGGAAGATGCATCCATTAATCGATGAATTTATTCCAACTATCCTTGGCGAAAATGGGATTTGTTATACTCATCCAGAGAAGCTACCAGGTATAGTGCTATTTATATTATTGAAATCTTTATTGAATTGAATCAATTAATCCTATTTTGTTGTCACATCCCCTATATTCACACCAGAGTGAAACAAATAAATCCATTTCTATCttttagtatttattttcaaacatgttttcatttcattaatacatgtttattttttatatatataaaattattacaCGGTACACATGGCGCAAGTTGATATATGATCGATAAGTTATGGTTAACTTACtcgaatttgttatttttaatgaCTTTTGAAACACTACAAATCTACAATTATATAGTAGCATCCTCAAATTTTCAAGTGACAAATTTTATACCATGTCACTGATCACTAATCGATGTTTTGGCCAAACATGTCAAATAAACGTCGTTTGAAAATAAACAACACTGTAGTTGcaagattttttaaaaatcgtgTAAACGTTACCAATTTACACAATCCCGCTGTTATTTCTCCAACTAACAAATCAATCAAATTACcaataataacaaaaatgtCGATCCACTATAACTTGCTGCTAATTTCTACCAGCGGGAATGTGACATTTAGTAGCGGATTTTTCCGCTAGTAAGGACgaattttttgtagtgtatttATTTCGCAACTCTTGTTAATAAAAATCTCGGAAAACTAATTTTCCGTCTCCGCCCATGATCGAAGGAGTAAGCAAAGACGGCCAAGTTCGCCACTTCTTCCACCGCCCCTCAAAGGCGTACACAACGGGGACCCGGAAGCGGCGGAAGGTGCACAACGCCGACCCGGACTCAGCCTTCGGCGGCGGCGAAACAAGGTGGCACAAGACCGGAAAAACCCGGGCCATCTCCGCGGCCGGAAACATCAAAGGCTACAAGAAGATCCTGGTTCTCTACACAAACTACGGGCGGCAGCGGAAGCCGGAGAAGACGAATTGGGTGATGCATCAGTACCACTTCGGCGACAGCGAGGAGGAGAGAGACGGCGAGTTCGTCCTCTCTAAGGTATTTTACCAAACACAGCCCAGGCAATGCGGCTCCTCCGCCAAGGAAGAAGACGCCGTCAAATCGGCCTCGACTTTCTCCGATTATTACACTCCTGCTTTGATTCCATACCAAAATGTTAACAGAGACGGCTCAACTCCGGTGATTCCGAATTTGGTTGTGAATGGTGAGAGATCGACGTCGTTTATTCGGTTGCCTTCGGGTGGAAGCAACGGGAATTGAAGTCAAGATAAAGGGGATTTgtgttttatttcttgattaggttaattagggttttatcACTTTTGGGGTAATAAGTTAAGATTCATGCAATCAAAATGGCGTTAAGGTGATGTGTGGAACAAGTGAATACCAGTTTTTGAgatcatttattttattagtatggCTCTATTCGTATACGTACTAAGGTAGGAAAATGAGGTGTTGTATATTTCAGTGggataatttaaataaatttgtgACTACTGCTTAATTATTTCGTGAATTCTACGTTTAATACCACTACAAAAATATTGTATTCACAATCACCGGCGGATTTAGAATCCTAAAAAGGAGGGACGTCGGAAGCTATCGGAAGGGGCGACAATGGAAagtgttagaaataatgggaagaaattcccaagccgtatacaggcggtactctaactattacaatcgaaaggaaacttgcaacaaaaagaggaatgaaaattacaacggaaataaagcaaaccaaatttataagtcgagtcgaggaaaaccctctttccgcaagacaaattacgccccggctagtgctcacggaatggcgtattgcccccaaagataaaacgacttcctcctagcgtgtagaagcacctcaaacccgctaggcaccggcgaacttgatggagttccgagaatcgagctatcCAATGCTCCTATATGTGAACTAGGATGTAGAGAgctagagaagagagaatgcttGTTGTGATGTTTGTTGGTGTGTCTTCTACTTCAAGATcaaagcctatttataggctagaaaaaCAAGTGAAAGGTCTTGCAATCAAGACAAGACATAAAGAAAATGGAGTTGAAAGGCCAAATGACTTAGCCACATGAAAGGCCAAAAGCCTCTCTCTTTTTCCCCACATTTCCCATgtttttcctacaatcccctacattggttagagcactgcaagctcaaaccaacacaagacgtgtatgcatgcatgcagactctttgctcaattctcgagaaacaatattgcatttggaatagtagcttggggctttgaactttccatagtcaacactatcgggcataccggcggcctggtggacgtgatgccttgaaccattcctccttggtgtataccgagacaataatattgacacaatattatttacaaactcatcagttctcacgtttgtgtcctttactggccatggaacaccactttggattcataagtgattcgcatgttgaagcggcccacacttcttcacttacataggagattcttttccaggtatcctgcaatacccacctcctcgaggtttct is part of the Salvia splendens isolate huo1 chromosome 6, SspV2, whole genome shotgun sequence genome and encodes:
- the LOC121808189 gene encoding NAC domain-containing protein 73-like — translated: MTWSNSDEENSIATSTTHQFRTLICPSCGHTIKLQDYKSSGIQDLPGLPAGVKFDPSDQEILQHLEGKVMSDMRKMHPLIDEFIPTILGENGICYTHPEKLPGVSKDGQVRHFFHRPSKAYTTGTRKRRKVHNADPDSAFGGGETRWHKTGKTRAISAAGNIKGYKKILVLYTNYGRQRKPEKTNWVMHQYHFGDSEEERDGEFVLSKVFYQTQPRQCGSSAKEEDAVKSASTFSDYYTPALIPYQNVNRDGSTPVIPNLVVNGERSTSFIRLPSGGSNGN